One window of the Actinomyces wuliandei genome contains the following:
- a CDS encoding exonuclease domain-containing protein, with product MPFFHRPPHDRGPLRPQFPAPSPDGPPPQGSGRPPAGSTPPSLHTPASRAPAFLGALASSALPSAGAPANALTETELRAAAQVGYAVVDLETTGLSPASDTILEVAVVLTDPSGRTEASWSTLINPGPSTDVGPTHIHGLVAQDLLGAPSLDEVADRLVRDLAGRAVVAHNARFDVNFLTQALGRRRLLEPGTHVPRVCTMEWSRHFMTTPSRRLTTCCEVAGVKIGRHHSALDDARAAAGLLRHYMGVGRARGEEPVAWARSLVEAWRFTGWHWDDERAQGADERFVTRQRPGALR from the coding sequence ATGCCGTTCTTCCACCGCCCGCCCCACGACCGTGGACCCCTGCGGCCGCAGTTTCCCGCCCCCTCCCCTGACGGCCCTCCACCTCAGGGGAGCGGTCGTCCGCCCGCAGGCAGCACGCCCCCTTCCCTCCACACCCCGGCCTCCCGCGCACCTGCCTTCCTCGGAGCTTTGGCCTCCTCAGCACTGCCGTCGGCTGGCGCACCGGCCAACGCCCTGACCGAGACCGAGCTGCGAGCCGCCGCCCAGGTCGGCTACGCCGTCGTCGACCTGGAGACCACCGGCCTGTCCCCCGCGTCCGACACGATCCTGGAGGTCGCCGTCGTCCTCACTGATCCCAGCGGCCGCACGGAAGCCAGCTGGTCCACACTCATCAACCCCGGCCCCAGCACGGACGTCGGCCCCACTCACATCCACGGCCTGGTAGCGCAGGACCTCCTGGGCGCACCCAGCCTCGACGAGGTCGCCGACCGGCTAGTCCGCGACCTGGCAGGACGCGCGGTCGTCGCCCACAACGCCCGTTTCGACGTCAACTTCCTCACTCAGGCTCTGGGGCGCCGTCGTCTTCTGGAGCCTGGTACACACGTCCCACGCGTGTGCACCATGGAGTGGTCGCGCCACTTCATGACGACCCCCTCACGCCGCCTGACCACCTGCTGCGAGGTGGCCGGGGTGAAGATCGGCAGGCACCACTCGGCGCTGGATGACGCCCGGGCCGCTGCGGGCCTGCTGCGCCACTACATGGGCGTGGGCCGTGCGCGTGGTGAGGAGCCGGTGGCCTGGGCCAGGTCCCTTGTGGAGGCCTGGCGCTTTACCGGGTGGCACTGGGACGACGAGCGCGCCCAGGGTGCGGACGAGCGGTTTGTCACCCGTCAGCGCCCCGGCGCCCTGCGCTAG
- a CDS encoding DUF58 domain-containing protein encodes MTSVQQEQQETSPQQDPGPAPPSPRPGSARQGGRAQRLRAALSLPTLRRATGMLDGRHKSVFLGHGQDFDDMSFYRPGDDVSDIDWKSSARVGYPVIKRYQRESSVPLVLAVDTGRTMAAQTPHGDDKRDLVLGVAEVFSYLARMRGDPVGLVAGDSRRMVSRPARSGAKHAQTLLAVLSRALWSLDAQQDTGRDAGRTKDVTAWGSSRPRSFPGTPGLAADAPASSLPVVLERVSRWHRRRSLVVLVTDTAHPGEDCAVWLRRLPAQHELVVVQVADDDPLREGAGRAHDVDSVAELPAFLRSDPRVAAEVGQAALARRQAVASLLERRHIESGVVDCGQTLIESVAELLMRERAAVARGRR; translated from the coding sequence ATGACGAGCGTGCAGCAGGAGCAGCAGGAGACGAGCCCCCAGCAGGACCCGGGGCCTGCGCCGCCCTCCCCCCGGCCCGGCTCCGCCCGCCAGGGGGGCCGGGCGCAGCGTCTGCGCGCCGCCCTGTCCCTGCCGACCCTGCGGCGGGCCACGGGGATGCTCGACGGACGGCACAAGTCGGTGTTCCTCGGGCACGGGCAGGACTTTGACGACATGTCCTTCTACCGCCCCGGCGACGACGTCTCCGACATCGACTGGAAGTCCTCGGCGCGGGTCGGCTACCCGGTCATCAAGCGCTACCAGCGGGAGTCCTCCGTGCCGCTGGTGCTGGCGGTGGACACCGGGCGGACCATGGCTGCCCAGACCCCTCACGGGGACGACAAGCGCGACCTGGTCCTGGGGGTCGCGGAGGTCTTCTCCTACCTGGCCCGCATGAGAGGCGACCCGGTGGGCCTGGTCGCGGGCGACTCCAGGCGCATGGTCTCGCGCCCGGCGCGCTCGGGCGCCAAGCACGCGCAGACGCTGCTGGCCGTCCTGTCCCGGGCGCTGTGGTCCCTGGACGCCCAGCAGGACACCGGGCGGGATGCGGGGAGGACGAAGGACGTCACGGCGTGGGGCTCCTCCCGTCCACGGTCTTTTCCGGGGACGCCGGGCCTGGCGGCTGACGCCCCGGCCTCCAGCCTGCCGGTGGTCCTGGAGCGGGTCTCCCGCTGGCACCGGCGCCGCAGCCTGGTGGTGCTTGTCACCGACACCGCCCACCCCGGTGAGGACTGCGCGGTCTGGCTGCGCCGCCTTCCCGCCCAGCACGAGCTGGTGGTGGTCCAGGTCGCGGACGACGACCCGCTGCGCGAGGGGGCCGGGAGGGCGCACGACGTCGACTCGGTGGCCGAGCTTCCCGCCTTCCTGCGCTCGGACCCCCGCGTGGCCGCCGAGGTCGGCCAGGCTGCTCTGGCCCGCCGCCAGGCCGTGGCCTCCCTGCTGGAGCGGCGCCACATCGAGTCGGGCGTGGTGGACTGCGGGCAGACCCTCATCGAGTCGGTGGCCGAGCTGCTCATGCGGGAGCGGGCGGCCGTGGCCCGGGGGAGGAGGTAG
- a CDS encoding TM2 domain-containing protein has protein sequence MTSSSPYDIVGPQPDDAARYPGYPGVGSAAPGSGGAAVSGSSAAGPSSVVGPVASNGPAAGTGNAVAWPTGYTQPGTYPAYRQAGVASPGGYQQPGYPQPSAAYPGGYPQAGYYQPPGGGYPGAYPQPVAHGPQYPVYPVGKSKTAAGVLGILFGCLGVHNFYLGYGGKGAGQLCLTICGFFTLLFGIGLLMVMGTIIWGLVEGIMILSSPSGTRPWGVDAQGVPLA, from the coding sequence ATGACATCGTCCAGCCCCTACGACATCGTCGGTCCCCAGCCTGACGACGCGGCCCGGTACCCGGGATACCCAGGTGTCGGCAGTGCCGCTCCGGGGAGCGGTGGCGCTGCTGTCTCCGGCTCGTCTGCCGCTGGTCCGTCCTCGGTCGTCGGGCCGGTGGCCTCCAACGGCCCGGCAGCCGGGACTGGTAACGCCGTGGCCTGGCCGACGGGCTACACGCAGCCGGGTACCTACCCGGCCTACCGGCAGGCTGGCGTGGCCTCCCCCGGGGGCTACCAGCAGCCCGGCTACCCCCAGCCCAGTGCTGCTTACCCGGGCGGCTATCCCCAGGCCGGGTACTACCAGCCCCCCGGCGGCGGGTACCCGGGTGCCTACCCGCAGCCCGTCGCCCACGGGCCGCAGTACCCGGTCTACCCGGTGGGCAAGTCGAAGACCGCTGCGGGCGTTCTCGGCATCCTCTTCGGCTGCCTGGGGGTCCACAACTTCTACCTCGGGTACGGGGGCAAGGGCGCTGGTCAGCTGTGCCTGACGATCTGCGGCTTCTTCACGCTGCTCTTCGGTATTGGTCTCTTGATGGTCATGGGGACGATCATCTGGGGACTGGTCGAGGGGATCATGATCCTGTCATCCCCGTCCGGGACGCGGCCCTGGGGCGTGGACGCCCAGGGAGTTCCCCTGGCCTAG
- a CDS encoding sugar ABC transporter substrate-binding protein, giving the protein MMISRRRLGRYAAALTMTTAATAVLAACTGDGEDSDTEAGEDSLTLMISSSGEAQTSAVRDALASFTEDTGVAVRLLPATDLDQELSQSLASGSPADVFYLDPQQLVSYADAGDLHAYGDQLPAAGDYYPSLVANATYRGEVYGAPRGFSTLALFINTGLWEAAGLTAEDYPTTWAELETTAAALAAGGTAGLVLTPDYTTADAFMAQAGGGLAEGSGGDGQAAEGVTVTADSQASVAGLSQMKALVDSGAAVLSSSLDEGSGGDVFTQGQAGMTIAGYGLVGVLEEDYPELGFTVVELPEGSAGRATVQQAAFYGVAEASARKEDALRLVEHLTSTGVQVELAAAQGLVPSVRSAAQQWAGEDPVSTAFVAGAEHAVYAPLGDGVAEVLQGFEDQLSSLADTDPEAILGPLQVNLEAATA; this is encoded by the coding sequence ATGATGATCTCTCGCCGCCGCCTCGGCAGGTACGCCGCGGCCCTCACCATGACCACGGCTGCCACCGCCGTGCTGGCAGCGTGCACGGGGGACGGTGAGGACTCCGACACCGAGGCGGGCGAGGACAGCCTCACCCTCATGATCTCCTCCTCCGGCGAGGCGCAGACTTCCGCCGTGCGTGACGCCCTGGCCTCCTTCACCGAGGACACCGGCGTGGCCGTGAGGCTCCTGCCAGCCACCGACCTGGACCAGGAGCTCTCCCAGAGCCTGGCCTCCGGCTCCCCGGCCGACGTGTTCTACCTGGACCCCCAGCAGCTGGTCTCCTACGCGGACGCGGGTGACCTGCACGCCTACGGGGACCAGCTGCCCGCAGCCGGTGACTACTACCCGTCCCTGGTGGCCAACGCGACCTACCGGGGGGAGGTCTACGGTGCCCCGAGGGGCTTCTCCACCCTGGCCCTCTTCATTAACACCGGGCTGTGGGAGGCGGCCGGGCTGACGGCGGAGGACTACCCTACTACCTGGGCCGAGCTCGAGACGACGGCGGCCGCGCTCGCGGCTGGCGGCACGGCTGGCCTGGTGCTCACGCCCGACTACACCACTGCGGACGCCTTCATGGCCCAGGCTGGCGGAGGGCTGGCGGAGGGCTCGGGAGGCGACGGGCAGGCCGCCGAGGGGGTCACGGTGACGGCGGACTCACAGGCCTCGGTGGCGGGGCTGTCCCAGATGAAGGCCCTGGTGGACTCCGGTGCCGCAGTGCTGTCCTCCTCCCTGGACGAGGGTTCCGGCGGTGACGTCTTCACCCAGGGGCAGGCCGGGATGACCATAGCGGGCTACGGGCTGGTGGGCGTGCTGGAGGAGGACTACCCAGAGCTCGGCTTTACCGTCGTCGAGCTGCCTGAGGGGAGTGCAGGCCGGGCGACGGTCCAGCAGGCGGCCTTCTACGGCGTGGCCGAGGCCTCGGCCAGGAAGGAGGACGCGCTGCGCCTGGTGGAGCACCTGACCTCGACCGGTGTCCAGGTGGAGCTTGCCGCGGCCCAGGGGCTGGTCCCCTCGGTGAGGTCGGCGGCCCAGCAATGGGCGGGTGAGGACCCGGTGTCCACCGCCTTCGTCGCTGGTGCGGAGCACGCCGTCTACGCCCCGCTGGGTGACGGCGTGGCAGAGGTTCTGCAAGGTTTCGAGGACCAGCTGTCCTCGCTGGCGGACACCGATCCCGAGGCCATCCTGGGCCCGCTCCAGGTCAACCTGGAGGCCGCCACGGCCTGA
- a CDS encoding TetR/AcrR family transcriptional regulator, translating to MPKIRGGSLAEHRERTRSALFESLSELLRQRSFDRITLSDVAAHAGVGRTAVYNYFTDKEDLLLALMEYEAQRYAEELSRALAGTRDPIDRLRVYVRQQALIKRHYHFPTTGPLASAVSRSAASRLRAHGTLLAQMLSSILSEAMAQGLIPQQDPAHVIPLIHATVMGGRPTPSDPLERRAYLDSLDTFVLRAVGAAQPDHEVPRVPSPHGTETAGAPGGESGQEGGAAAACGAASAAAQGTQAG from the coding sequence ATGCCGAAGATTAGGGGGGGCTCGCTGGCCGAGCACCGCGAGCGCACACGCAGCGCCCTGTTCGAGTCGCTCTCCGAGCTCCTGAGGCAGCGCAGCTTTGACAGGATCACCCTGTCGGACGTGGCCGCCCACGCCGGTGTGGGGCGTACCGCCGTCTACAACTACTTCACGGACAAGGAGGACCTCCTCCTGGCCCTCATGGAGTACGAGGCGCAGCGCTACGCCGAGGAGCTCTCCCGCGCGCTGGCGGGCACCAGGGACCCTATCGACCGCCTGCGCGTCTACGTGCGCCAGCAGGCCCTTATCAAACGTCACTACCACTTCCCCACCACCGGTCCGCTGGCGAGCGCGGTGTCGCGCAGCGCCGCCAGCCGGCTGCGGGCGCACGGCACCCTTCTGGCCCAGATGCTCTCCTCCATCCTGTCCGAGGCGATGGCGCAGGGTCTCATCCCCCAGCAGGACCCTGCCCACGTCATCCCCCTCATCCACGCCACGGTCATGGGTGGGCGCCCCACCCCCTCCGATCCGCTGGAGCGGCGCGCCTACCTGGACTCCCTGGACACCTTCGTGCTGCGTGCGGTGGGGGCGGCCCAGCCTGACCACGAGGTGCCGCGTGTCCCCAGCCCGCACGGGACCGAGACTGCTGGCGCCCCCGGTGGTGAGAGCGGTCAGGAGGGCGGGGCCGCAGCAGCCTGCGGAGCCGCCTCCGCAGCGGCCCAGGGGACTCAGGCGGGCTGA
- the dcd gene encoding dCTP deaminase: MLLSDRDIRCELEAGRVVLDPYDPQMVQPASVDVRLDRWFRLFDNHRYPVIDPSQPQDDLTHLVDVGPDEPFVLHPGEFVLGATYERLTLPDTVAARLEGKSSLGRLGLLTHSTAGFIDPGFTGHVTLELSNTATMPIMLWPGMKVGQLCFFRLSSPAQAPYGSAAAGSRYQGQRGPTASRSHLSFHRLRIADAGTSPHGTAATAAPGTEVLRDPADPGGVPSPRATTPTEPTTPEA, encoded by the coding sequence GTGCTTCTCTCCGACCGCGACATCCGCTGCGAGCTCGAGGCCGGACGTGTCGTCCTGGACCCCTACGACCCGCAGATGGTCCAGCCGGCCTCGGTGGACGTGCGTCTGGACAGGTGGTTCCGGCTCTTCGACAACCACCGCTACCCGGTCATCGACCCCTCCCAGCCCCAGGACGACCTCACCCACCTGGTGGACGTCGGCCCTGACGAGCCCTTCGTGCTCCACCCCGGCGAGTTCGTCCTGGGGGCGACCTACGAGCGCCTCACCCTGCCGGACACGGTCGCCGCGCGCCTGGAGGGCAAGTCCAGCCTGGGCCGCCTGGGCCTGCTCACCCACTCCACGGCGGGCTTCATCGACCCCGGCTTCACCGGGCACGTGACCCTGGAGCTGTCCAACACCGCTACCATGCCGATCATGCTGTGGCCGGGGATGAAGGTGGGCCAGCTGTGCTTCTTCCGCCTGTCCAGCCCCGCCCAGGCACCCTACGGCAGCGCGGCCGCAGGATCGCGCTACCAGGGCCAGCGCGGCCCCACCGCCTCGCGGTCCCACCTGTCCTTCCACCGGCTGCGTATCGCCGACGCCGGGACATCTCCGCACGGCACGGCCGCTACCGCTGCGCCGGGCACTGAGGTCCTCAGGGACCCTGCGGACCCTGGTGGCGTGCCGTCCCCGCGCGCCACCACCCCCACCGAACCGACGACCCCGGAGGCATAA
- a CDS encoding alpha-amylase, which translates to MEAVPPVLMPAWVALVAALGAAALAIWLLRTFLVTRRDLSLEVGDIPMAADERQRWGDQLTTITSRWEAGDLDLRGLHLELASLVRGFAQARSGQEVTTATVTEILDMADTSGPRPVMDRLRRARREGRPVDTNPLGYVGELLAVWEQPSFDREPEAAAQEAIDRAGWVVSQW; encoded by the coding sequence GTGGAGGCTGTGCCCCCCGTCCTCATGCCGGCGTGGGTGGCGCTGGTCGCGGCACTGGGTGCCGCAGCCCTCGCCATCTGGCTGCTGCGCACCTTCCTGGTCACGCGCCGCGACCTGTCCCTGGAGGTCGGGGACATCCCCATGGCTGCCGACGAGCGGCAGCGCTGGGGCGACCAGCTGACGACGATCACCTCCCGCTGGGAGGCCGGGGACCTGGACCTGCGTGGGCTGCACCTGGAGCTGGCGTCCCTGGTGCGCGGCTTCGCCCAGGCCCGCTCCGGGCAGGAGGTGACCACGGCGACGGTCACCGAGATCCTGGACATGGCTGACACGAGCGGTCCCCGCCCCGTCATGGACAGGCTGCGGCGTGCCCGCCGGGAGGGACGGCCCGTGGACACCAACCCCCTGGGCTACGTGGGCGAGCTCCTGGCGGTGTGGGAGCAGCCCTCCTTCGACCGGGAGCCTGAGGCGGCCGCCCAGGAGGCCATCGACAGGGCGGGGTGGGTGGTCTCCCAGTGGTGA
- a CDS encoding NUDIX domain-containing protein, with product MPAISRLSHLSQPSRLVVAAAVVDSLAEPTALLCAARSYPPGLAGRFELPGGKVEPGETPTQALVRELAEEVSLTVRLGTELVPPAALAAAPPPAPSAPSAPSTAAACGDNAPAWPVTGGLRMRVWLAEPADRTGTGTAGTSHQLLEWTALEAVTSLPWLEADVAIIHTLLGRLGHLPRCF from the coding sequence GTGCCTGCCATCTCCCGGCTCTCCCACCTCTCCCAGCCCTCTCGGCTTGTTGTCGCTGCTGCCGTGGTCGACTCCCTGGCTGAGCCCACGGCGCTGCTGTGCGCGGCGCGCTCCTACCCGCCCGGGCTGGCGGGACGCTTCGAGCTCCCCGGAGGCAAGGTGGAGCCGGGTGAGACCCCGACCCAGGCGCTGGTGCGCGAGCTGGCCGAGGAGGTCAGCCTCACGGTGCGCCTGGGGACTGAGCTGGTGCCACCTGCTGCCCTGGCTGCGGCCCCGCCCCCTGCCCCCTCAGCCCCATCTGCTCCGTCGACGGCTGCCGCGTGTGGTGACAACGCCCCGGCCTGGCCGGTGACTGGAGGGCTGCGGATGCGGGTGTGGCTGGCCGAGCCGGCCGACCGCACCGGCACCGGGACGGCAGGCACGAGCCACCAGCTGCTGGAGTGGACCGCCCTGGAGGCAGTGACCAGCCTGCCCTGGCTTGAGGCCGACGTCGCGATCATCCACACCCTCCTGGGAAGGCTGGGGCACCTGCCACGATGTTTTTGA
- a CDS encoding M50 family metallopeptidase, with translation MWVALVVLAVVLTWPPARRWGRTLVTIVHEAGHAGVGVLVGRRFLGFVVDRDLSGHAVTSGPARGPGRVLTTWAGYPAPAVLGALVALAALRGWAGPVLVAAVAVMVVLLVMSRSVRTAGLVVLVGVLAAALWWWGGPWRAGAVAGTGMAMLVGAWDSLRDVARTRDPGQDHRTLAQLTPLPAGAWLVTWFLVDAAATAAVVLAVQDLWQVPAL, from the coding sequence CTGTGGGTGGCGCTGGTGGTGCTGGCCGTCGTCCTGACCTGGCCGCCCGCCCGGCGCTGGGGCCGCACCCTGGTGACGATCGTCCACGAGGCGGGGCACGCGGGGGTGGGCGTCCTGGTCGGGCGGCGCTTCCTGGGCTTCGTGGTGGACAGGGACCTGTCGGGGCACGCGGTGACCAGCGGCCCGGCACGGGGGCCCGGACGGGTGCTGACCACCTGGGCCGGGTACCCCGCCCCGGCGGTGCTGGGTGCGCTCGTGGCCCTGGCGGCGCTACGCGGCTGGGCCGGGCCGGTCCTGGTGGCTGCGGTGGCGGTCATGGTGGTCCTGCTGGTGATGTCACGCTCCGTGCGCACGGCTGGTCTCGTGGTCCTGGTCGGGGTCCTGGCCGCAGCGCTGTGGTGGTGGGGCGGACCGTGGCGTGCGGGCGCCGTGGCGGGGACAGGGATGGCCATGCTCGTGGGGGCCTGGGACTCCCTGCGCGACGTCGCCCGCACCCGCGACCCGGGCCAGGACCACCGCACGCTGGCGCAGCTGACCCCGCTGCCTGCGGGGGCGTGGCTGGTCACATGGTTCCTGGTGGACGCTGCGGCCACCGCAGCCGTCGTGCTCGCGGTGCAGGACCTGTGGCAGGTCCCGGCCCTGTGA
- a CDS encoding vWA domain-containing protein yields MTLLPMLPWPVLALAVVLVVLLLWLARARLDGARAEPAAYRSWWRRVVLACLVVLILVGPAVRSTESVSVSNVEVYLLVDRTGSMAAEDWAGPAPDGVTNPTATRLDGVRADLTAVREAHPSARYSILALDSAAAVELPLSNDVDAVDAWVGSLTQEVTDRSTGSSLDTALPLLGQTLSRSYEEDPEAVRLVYVLSDGEDTDGGQGAQEAADGGWTWQSLAGAVDGGAVLGYGTAEGGPMRSYDGTAATGEHTDADYITEDDGGQPAVSVIDEERLESVATSLGVDYLHRTGGTQDDPTQAFTDIDLEAVVSDGQASGRARRYVVWPLALAASLLLMWEAADLVRADRRLRALSAGRTAGRTGT; encoded by the coding sequence GTGACCCTTCTGCCGATGCTTCCCTGGCCCGTCCTCGCCCTGGCGGTGGTCCTGGTCGTGCTCCTGCTGTGGCTGGCGCGCGCCCGGCTGGACGGCGCCCGCGCCGAGCCTGCCGCCTACCGCTCCTGGTGGAGGCGGGTGGTGCTGGCCTGCCTGGTGGTCCTCATCCTGGTCGGCCCGGCGGTGCGCAGCACGGAGTCCGTCAGCGTGTCCAACGTGGAGGTCTACCTGCTGGTGGACCGTACAGGCTCCATGGCGGCAGAGGACTGGGCGGGACCGGCCCCCGATGGTGTCACCAACCCCACTGCCACCCGCCTGGACGGCGTCCGGGCCGACCTGACCGCTGTGCGCGAGGCCCACCCCTCCGCCCGCTACTCGATCCTGGCCCTGGACTCCGCCGCCGCCGTCGAGCTTCCGCTGAGCAACGACGTGGACGCGGTAGACGCCTGGGTGGGGTCGCTGACCCAGGAGGTCACCGACCGCTCCACCGGGTCCTCCCTGGACACCGCCCTGCCGCTGCTGGGCCAGACCCTGTCGCGCTCCTACGAGGAGGACCCTGAGGCGGTCCGCCTGGTCTACGTCCTGTCCGACGGTGAGGACACCGACGGCGGGCAGGGTGCCCAGGAGGCGGCTGACGGCGGGTGGACCTGGCAGTCCCTGGCCGGGGCGGTGGACGGTGGGGCCGTCCTGGGCTATGGGACCGCCGAGGGCGGCCCCATGCGCTCCTACGACGGTACTGCCGCGACGGGCGAGCACACCGACGCGGACTACATCACGGAGGACGACGGTGGCCAGCCCGCTGTCTCGGTGATTGACGAGGAGCGGCTGGAGTCCGTGGCGACCTCCCTCGGGGTGGACTACCTCCACCGGACCGGGGGCACCCAGGACGACCCGACGCAGGCCTTTACCGACATTGACCTGGAGGCGGTCGTGTCCGACGGCCAGGCCTCGGGCCGGGCCAGGCGCTACGTGGTGTGGCCGCTGGCCCTGGCCGCCAGCCTCCTGCTCATGTGGGAGGCTGCCGACCTGGTGCGCGCCGACCGTCGGCTGCGTGCCCTGAGCGCGGGGAGGACCGCGGGGAGGACAGGGACGTGA
- a CDS encoding tetratricopeptide repeat protein: MRIRRRAEAPGPGRQDGQQQEGPENPARRAARLHRRRRLLLVGALPAAALVVLTLWCLAVFGLTLAAGRAYTDGDYETATSRYRQVAALNPWLEQWRVHYNIGTALYSAGDLAGAQGLLETALEEVPQEEATDPETGYKPADSPECRVRYNLVLTHLALAAQAREEGGRQASEDHVDAAAQAAGQCEVPSPQSADDPSQDPSASPSGTASGDPGTPEPQEQSSSGGSGATPSSEPGSSSTPTPSEEASPQTSSSAGPSQEASVSPSVAPDDEREQRLRNRNEGSPEGGGTVVPGDDQDGSDYRPW, encoded by the coding sequence GTGAGGATCCGACGGAGGGCGGAGGCGCCCGGTCCCGGCAGGCAGGACGGGCAGCAGCAGGAGGGGCCGGAGAACCCGGCGCGTCGCGCGGCCCGCCTGCACCGCCGTCGGCGGCTGCTGCTGGTCGGGGCGCTGCCCGCCGCCGCCCTGGTCGTGCTGACGCTGTGGTGCCTGGCCGTGTTCGGACTCACGCTGGCAGCCGGGCGGGCCTACACGGACGGGGACTACGAGACGGCTACCTCCCGCTACCGCCAGGTGGCTGCGCTCAACCCCTGGCTGGAGCAGTGGCGCGTGCACTACAACATCGGTACCGCCCTGTACTCCGCCGGGGACCTCGCGGGTGCCCAGGGGCTCCTGGAGACGGCCCTGGAGGAGGTGCCGCAGGAGGAGGCCACCGATCCTGAGACCGGGTACAAGCCTGCCGACTCCCCGGAGTGCCGGGTGCGCTACAACCTCGTCCTCACCCACCTAGCGCTGGCCGCCCAGGCCCGGGAGGAGGGCGGGAGACAGGCCTCCGAGGACCACGTGGACGCTGCGGCCCAGGCTGCCGGGCAGTGCGAGGTGCCCTCGCCGCAGTCCGCTGACGACCCCAGCCAGGACCCCAGCGCCTCCCCGTCCGGCACCGCCTCCGGGGACCCGGGGACGCCGGAGCCGCAGGAGCAGTCTTCCTCCGGGGGCTCCGGGGCGACCCCGTCCTCGGAGCCAGGCTCCTCCTCCACTCCCACACCTTCCGAGGAGGCCTCTCCGCAGACCTCCTCCTCGGCAGGGCCCTCCCAGGAGGCCTCGGTGAGCCCCTCGGTGGCCCCTGACGACGAGCGGGAGCAGCGCCTGCGCAACCGCAACGAGGGCTCCCCTGAGGGAGGCGGCACCGTCGTGCCCGGGGACGACCAGGACGGCTCCGACTACCGTCCCTGGTAG
- a CDS encoding vWA domain-containing protein, translating into MPWLFWLLLGVAVAVVVLATVRPGRAGRRREAEPPRRVANSAGMFLLPRVRSRVRQQRWLHAGAGLLVLVALLAAAGVSARPVSEVERSDRLANRDIVLCLDVSTSMITIDASVLETFSGLLDSFDGERVALVAWNSTAQTIVPLTDDYELLGRQMEDLADVLDIDPASPTSRQVAAYEDALSGTMSYSVEGSSLAGDGLASCAMAFDNQGMERSRSVILATDNLIIDPDGEQIYSLADSVQVLGERSIRLFSVYGTDPDQYDLWVTEKTPEEARQELKTLTQDGGGRFYDVEDSGTGGDIVRQLEETQVAELGGGVETRRTDTPEHLAAALGVAVVAVLGLAAWRRL; encoded by the coding sequence ATGCCGTGGCTGTTCTGGCTGCTGCTCGGCGTGGCGGTGGCCGTGGTGGTGCTGGCGACGGTCAGGCCGGGCAGGGCCGGCCGCCGCAGGGAGGCGGAGCCGCCGCGACGGGTGGCTAACTCCGCAGGCATGTTCCTCCTGCCCCGGGTCCGCTCCCGCGTGCGCCAGCAGCGCTGGCTCCACGCCGGGGCGGGGCTGCTGGTCCTGGTCGCGCTCCTGGCCGCAGCGGGGGTGTCGGCCCGTCCGGTCTCCGAGGTGGAGCGCTCTGACCGTCTGGCCAACCGCGACATCGTCCTGTGCCTGGACGTGTCCACCTCAATGATCACCATCGACGCCTCGGTGCTGGAGACCTTCTCCGGGCTGCTGGACTCCTTCGACGGGGAGCGTGTCGCCCTGGTGGCCTGGAACTCCACGGCCCAGACGATCGTGCCGCTCACTGACGACTACGAGCTGCTGGGCCGCCAGATGGAGGACCTGGCCGACGTGCTGGACATCGACCCGGCCAGCCCCACCTCCCGGCAGGTCGCCGCCTACGAGGACGCGCTCAGCGGCACCATGAGCTACTCGGTGGAGGGCTCCTCCCTGGCTGGCGACGGCCTGGCCTCGTGCGCCATGGCTTTTGACAACCAGGGGATGGAGCGCTCCCGCTCGGTCATCCTCGCCACCGATAACCTCATCATCGACCCCGACGGGGAGCAGATCTACAGCCTGGCTGACTCTGTCCAGGTCCTGGGGGAGCGCTCTATCCGGCTGTTCTCCGTCTACGGGACCGACCCGGACCAGTACGACCTGTGGGTCACCGAGAAGACCCCTGAGGAGGCGCGCCAGGAGCTGAAGACGCTGACGCAGGACGGCGGCGGGCGCTTCTACGACGTCGAGGACTCCGGAACCGGGGGCGACATCGTCCGGCAGCTGGAGGAGACCCAGGTCGCCGAGCTGGGCGGGGGCGTGGAGACGCGTCGTACCGACACCCCCGAGCACCTGGCTGCCGCCCTGGGCGTGGCCGTGGTAGCCGTCCTGGGCCTGGCGGCGTGGAGGCGGCTGTGA